The genomic region TGTGAAGTAATTTCGTTTTTTGTATTTGGTTTGTAAAGTATACTACCCAGCTAAATCGAAAAACTTTGAAAAAGTATTCTGATTATTTAACTATTCGTGTCTTTTATTATAACTAATTTTTATGATAATCCAACCAAAACAGTGAAGCATCTTTTTAGCATTTTAGTTAAAACACGGTGATACATTAAATCAGAAAGCTATATAGCAAACGCTATATTCATAATCAGGAGAGTAAGTGTGCGTAAAATCCGGAAGGCAGTATTTCCCGTAGCAGGCCTTGGTACTCGTTTTCTTCCAGCAACAAAAACAGTTCCTAAGGAAATGCTGACTGTTGTTGATAAACCTATTATTCAATATGTTGTAGATGAAGCACGTGAAGCGGGCATTGAGCATCTTATTTTTGTTACTGGACGCAATAAGGCAGTGATTGAAGATTATTTTGATGCGCAAATTGAATTATATACAGTACTTACTGAACGTGGCAAAAAAGAAGAACTTAAGCATTTACAAGATTTGCAGCCGCAACCTGGTATGACTTCTTTTACTCGGCAGCAACAATCTTTGGGTCTTGGGCATGCTCTCTGGTGTGCACGTGAGTTAGTTGGCAAGGAACCTTTTGCTTTATTATTACCAGATATGTTGATACAGGCTAAAAAGAATTGCCTTTCTGAAATGATCTACCTTTATGAAAAAACGGGTGGAGGAAATATTATTTCTGTTCAAGAATGTAATCTTGAAGACGTTCACAAATATGGTATTGTCGGTAGGGGTAAGCAAATTGCAAATGGTTTTGAAATCACAAAAATGGTAGAGAAACCAGAAAAAGAAACGGCTCCATCTAATTTATACATTAATGGACGTTATATTTTACAACCAGAAATTTTTGATATTCTTTCCAATCAAGAACGAGGGGCAGAAAATGAAATTCAGTTGACAGATGCTATGGTTCGGCTTTCAAATGAGCAAGCTTTTTTTGGTTTCCAGTTAGATGGATATACTTTTGATTGTGGCTCTACAACTGGTTTTATTGAAGCCAATGTTGCGTTTGCTTTAGCGCGTGCTGATATGCATCAGCATGTTTCTGTTTCATTGAAAAACTTACTTGAAACGATAAAAGCTTAAAAATAATATAGATCTCTGTTTTGATTTCATTTATCAAACTTAGTTATGATGATAGGGTCTTCTAATATGTTGGCTTTACAAGGTGCAATTACATCGGCACTTAAAACTATTTCTCGCGAAAAACAAGGGCTTGAAGCTCTTGAGAAAGCTCTTTCAAGCTATCTTTCAGATTCTTTTAAAAAAGCTGTTCAAACCATTAGTAATGCCCAAGGTCATGTGGTGATTACTGGTCTTGGTAAGAGTGGTCATATAGGAACAAAAATTGCTGCGACTTTAGCCTCAACGGGGACGCCTGCCTTTTTTGTGCACGCAGCAGAGGCTAATCATGGTGACCTTGGTATGATTAGTTCTGATGATGTTATTCTTGCTTTGTCATGGTCAGGTGAAACTATGGAATTAAGCGGCATTATAAACCATGCTGCGCGTTTTCGTATCCCACTTATTGCAATGACATCTGGCGAGCACTCTGTATTAGGGCGAAAAGCTGATATTGTATTATTATTACCAAAGGTAGAAGAGGCTTGTCCTCATGGACTTGCTCCGACAACTTCTACAGTTATGCAATTGGCAATGGGTGATGCATTAGCTGTTGCTCTTTTAGAAAGGCATGACTTTAGCGCAACAGATTTTAAAATTTATCATCCTGGTGGTTCGCTTGGTGCAAACTTTAAATATGTGCGCGATATTATGCATCAAGGTGATAGTCTTCCTTTGATTATACAGGGTGCACCTATGACTGAAGCTGTAAATATTTTGGTTGAAAAACATTTTGGTTGTGTTGGTGTTATAAACCAAACAGGTGAGTTAATTGGAATTGTAACAGATGGCGATCTTGCGCGTAATATTCACTGTGATTTATCAAAATTCAATGTTGATGAGGTAATGACAAAGGATCCTAAAAATGTAACCCCAGATACACTCGTTGGTGCTGCGACAGCTTTTATTAATGATCATCAGATTGGTGCTTTTTTTGTCATTGAAGATAAAAAACCCGTAGGGATTGTTCATTTTCATGATCTTTTGCGTATTGGTGCTGTTTGAGTTAATGGGTGCCGATATCAGGTAGAATTTTTAATGTGCAAATTAAGGTGAATTCAATAATAACAGAAGCAATTTAAATATAAAATTTTCTGTAAGGTATCGTTGTCAAAGGACTATTGTTTACATATCTTAAGGTTATGTAGCAAGTTTATCAGGCGAGATAACGTGTTAATGTTTACATTAATTCTAAAGCTCTATTAGGAAGAGGAATTACAATTTCTTATGAGTTTATTTTGTAAATTTAAATAAATTTTGACTTTCATTTAAATTTGACGGTTGAGAAAAAAATGTGATCCAGTACTTGATGTGCAGAAAAGCTGCATTGTGTCATTTGATAACCTACAATCAGCTCTAGATATAGTTCCACGGAGAATTGAGCGTATTTCAATTTCTACATGTTGGGCATTGACGTAATTGTAAGTGCCTTCTGATAATTTTTCTTTTGTGTCTGCTGCTCGTGTTTCAAAAGTGCCATTGCGGAAAGAAGAAATAATACCGTTTTTATCAATCCATTCACCATCAATTCCAGTTGGTATATTTTCTACAGTTGGGTGTTGCCCATAATGGTGTGGAAGGCTACAGGCTCCTATAGCCAAAATAGTAATTGTAAGACATAAAATGCGGCAGATATGTTGCATTTGTTTCACTCTATTTATTTTATGTTGCTTTTCAATTATTTATAATAAACTTAAGATTATTATTATTAAGTTACTTTATTAATTAATATTGAGGTTTTTGCTGAAAAATAATGAAAAAGCAAAGAATTGGAAAAAATATCTTAATGTTGTTAATTATTAAAATAATAAATTTAACACGCGCGATACAAAAGGTAAAATATTTTTTATGATTTACATAATTCTCAATATTAATATTGTTTAGTAGTCTCAAAGGAGATTATTAAATTATGGTTGGCCCTATTCTTGTTGCGAGTGAAGACCACGGAAAGCGTATAGAGTTTTCTACTATGCTCCGAGATCTTGGTTATCGTGTCATTGAAGCAGAAAATAGCTTACGTACGATCGATCTTTTACATAGACGTAAAAATGTCATGCTTGCATTGCTTGATGTTGTTATGAGTGATTTAAGTATAAGTGATTTGATTACGACAATTAGAGCTGCTGGAGTCTCTGTTCCTGTTATTGTTATAGCAAAGCAAGATAATCAAGAATCACTTCAAAAAGCTTTAAGAGCTGGAGCTATTGATTATTGGATTTATCCAGTTACACCACTACGATTGAGAATTACATTGAATAATCTTTCACGTACTTCTGCGTTAGAACGTGAAGTTTATTATATCCAACGACGAAATAAAAATTATTTACGATTTTCTGATCTCTATACAAAAAGCAGTGTCATGCAAGCGGTTTTAGAACAATCGAAAAGTGCAGCTATTTCCCCACAGAATCTTTTGATAAAAGGTGAAATAGGAACTGGTCGTGAAACGTTAGCGCGCATTATTCACTGTGAAAGCTTATTTTCAAAAGGGCCTTTTGTTCGTTTCCAATGTTTACCTGTTGTTGATCCAGAGCAAGAAAAACACATATGGTTTAAAGAATTTTTACCACTAGTTTTTTCTCTTGAAAAGGGAACTCTTTGTCTTTGTGATATTGATCGACTCGAGCTCATACAGCAAAAACGTTTTGCACATTATCTTAAAGAGAGAGAAGAGGCTATAAAGAATGAACAGCCTCCTTTTCGCATTATTGCCATATCAACATCACAACTTGAGGATCTAGTTAAAGATGATGTTTTTTTCATGGTTTGTTTGAACAGTTTTCCCAATTATGTATCAATGTTCCCACTTTACGAGAATTGAGAGATGATCTTCCAGAAATTTCTCAGCGTTTGATTGATCATATCATCACTGAAACAGGACGATCACATATACATGGTTTGTCGGGGTCAGCTATTTCATTGCTTATGCAATATGATTGGCCTGGTAACCATAGTGAACTTGAAAATTTATTATTTCGCGCAGTTTTACTCAGTGAAGGGCCTTTGTTAACTGTTCGCGATTTTCCACAATTAATGGGAAGTTCATTACTTGGTGTTCCAAGTATTATGTATAATCATGTTCAAGAACATTCTGAAAAAAAGTCTATACAATTTTTAAATTCTGAAGGACATGTCCGTACCTTTGCGGATATGGAGCGCGATATTATTGAAAAGGCAGTTAAACATTATAAGAGACGTATGAGTGAGGTTTCTCGCCGTCTTTGTATAGGGCGTTCTACACTTTATCGTAGAATAGAAGAATACGAGGGTGACAAACAGTCAAAAATAGAAGGAAAATCTATAATAGATTTCCATTCATAAGAATTACTGCTTTTACTTTTAATAGTAATAATATGAAGATTTCTGTTTTTTCTAAAGTACCGTTTACGATATAACTGACTAAATTTGAAGTAATTTTTCAATCAATGTTTTTGTTTTAACTTAATAAATATGAAATTTTATTTGAAGATATTCTCATTAGCTTTATTGCTTAAAGCTTGTGGTATTGAAATTAAGACTGCATTTACAATAATAAACAGACATTTCATGCTCTCGCACGTTGGACGCAGAGTTTTAGAATCGCTGATGGGGTAGGTTATATTTTTTCAAGTAAATAATAAGATTCTACTTTATTGTATTAATTGAATGATAAGAACGTTGATTTTAATGTTAGAGTACGTATTTATGAGTGTGCAATAGCTTTTAAAGTAGAAAGTGTATCACTTTGATTCTGTTAAATATTATTATCGGATCTATTATCTTTTTTACTACAGCATTTATATTGGCAATTTACGCTTATGGCTGTTTTACCAAAAGTACGATAAAGGAATATTCTTATGCGTTTAATGTTGAGAAAGATGCGACCAAGCTTGATCGTATAGTGAGTCGATTAGCAAAAGAGAAGAATGGATTAGGGGGAGACAAAGATGCTCTTTCCCTCATTACTAGCAATTTAGATGCGTTTTGTGTTCGTACAATGGCAGCGGCACAGGCTGAGCGCAGTCTTGATCTGATGTATTATATTTGGGACGATGATTTAACAGGGCGTTTGTTACTTAGCGAAGTGGTGGAAGCGGCTGATCGTGGTGTGCGCGTGCGTCTTCTTTTGGATGATATTAATGCTCAGGGACGTGATCCAGCTTATATTGCGCTTAATAAACATCCTTATATTGAAGTTAGAATGTTTAATCCAGGGCGAGCACGCAGTGGTGGTTTACGTCGCGGTTTAGAGATTATCTTGCGGGCACTTGTTGTAACACGCAGAATGCATAATAAAGCTTTTATTGTAGATGGACGGGTAGCTTTTGTAGGAGGACGCAATATTGCAGATTCTTATTTTGATGCAGGTAAAGAGGCAAGTTTCCGAGATCTAGACCTTATGTTAATTGGTCCATCGGTAAAAAAAGTAGAAACTATCTTTGATGATTTTTGGAATAGTTCTGTAGTTTTGCCAATTCATGCTTTAGTCGTTCCAAAAAGTACAAATAACCTTGATGATTGGAAAGATAAATTGCAAAAATTTCGTCATTCCAAAGTTACAAAAGTTTATTTAGATTATGTCAACAAATATATCAGTTTTGAATGTTTTATCCAAACGAGAAAGCGATTATTTCTAGCAGATAAAGTTGAAGTTCTTTCTGATCCTCCAGAAAAAGCATTAGGCAAAAAAGTAGGCAATTGGCTGATGGAGGTGCTCTCACAGGTTATTGAAGGTGCAAAAAAAACAGTCCAAATTACATCACCTTATTTTGTTCCTGGTAAAGCAGGTACACAGCATTTGAGCAGTTTGGTGTCAAAAGGTGTTGATGTTAGAATTCTTACTAATTCTTTAGCGGCGACTGATGTGGTGGTGGTGCATAGTGGTTATGCACCTTATCGTAAGGCGTTATTGAAAAGTGGTGTTAAACTTTATGAACTAAAACCGGATGGAGGTCCCCACCGGTTGTGGTTGTTTAGATCAAGTAAAGCAAGTTTACATACAAAAGCTTTTTTAATTGACCATAAAACTGCTTTTATTGGATCTTTAAATTTTGATCCTCGATCAGCTTCATTGAATACAGAAATGGGTATTCTTTTTGAATGTGCACCAATTACAGCTATGTTGGATTTGCTTTTTTTAGAGGAAACAACAGGTGAAATGAGTTATTGTTTACGTCTTGGGGATAATGATCGTATTTATTGGGATTTTATTGAAAATGAAAAACAATATAGTATTGATTATGAACCAGAAAGCAGTTTTAGGCGTCGCGCATTTGCAAAGATAATGAGTTGGTTGCCACTTGAATCACAATTATAGCTTATACAAGAATATATTAGAAAAAATATTTATTTTTCTTTTCATTTTGTTTGTAACATGGCATAATTCATTGCCAAATTCACAGCGCATAAAGACTACAGCTGCACTTTATATTTATTTGCCAGTATTTTATTATTAAAGGAATTTGGCCATGACAAAAATTGTTGAAACCAAAACAGGTGTATTGGCGCTTACCTTTGATGATGTACTTCTGCAACCTGGCCATTCGCTTGTTATGCCTAGCCAAGTGGATCTTAAAACACGTATTGCAGCTGATATTGAATTGAATTTACCTTTACTTTCTGCCGCAATGGATACGGTGACAGAATCGCGTTTAGCAATTGCTATGGCTCAAGCTGGGGGTCTTGGTGTTATTCATCGCAACATGTCCCCTACAGAGCAAGCTGAAGAAGTCCGTCAAGTGAAAAAATTTGAATCCGGTATGGTTGTTAATCCGGTAACAATTGGGCCAGATGCGACACTGGAAGAGGCAAAGAATTTAATGCGCTCTCATGGTATTTCAGGTATTCCTGTTGTTGAAAATGGAGCTAAGGGTGGAATTTCTGGTAAGCTGGTTGGTATTTTAACCAATAGGG from Bartonella schoenbuchensis R1 harbors:
- a CDS encoding KpsF/GutQ family sugar-phosphate isomerase; the protein is MMIGSSNMLALQGAITSALKTISREKQGLEALEKALSSYLSDSFKKAVQTISNAQGHVVITGLGKSGHIGTKIAATLASTGTPAFFVHAAEANHGDLGMISSDDVILALSWSGETMELSGIINHAARFRIPLIAMTSGEHSVLGRKADIVLLLPKVEEACPHGLAPTTSTVMQLAMGDALAVALLERHDFSATDFKIYHPGGSLGANFKYVRDIMHQGDSLPLIIQGAPMTEAVNILVEKHFGCVGVINQTGELIGIVTDGDLARNIHCDLSKFNVDEVMTKDPKNVTPDTLVGAATAFINDHQIGAFFVIEDKKPVGIVHFHDLLRIGAV
- a CDS encoding phospholipase D family protein, which codes for MILLNIIIGSIIFFTTAFILAIYAYGCFTKSTIKEYSYAFNVEKDATKLDRIVSRLAKEKNGLGGDKDALSLITSNLDAFCVRTMAAAQAERSLDLMYYIWDDDLTGRLLLSEVVEAADRGVRVRLLLDDINAQGRDPAYIALNKHPYIEVRMFNPGRARSGGLRRGLEIILRALVVTRRMHNKAFIVDGRVAFVGGRNIADSYFDAGKEASFRDLDLMLIGPSVKKVETIFDDFWNSSVVLPIHALVVPKSTNNLDDWKDKLQKFRHSKVTKVYLDYVNKYISFECFIQTRKRLFLADKVEVLSDPPEKALGKKVGNWLMEVLSQVIEGAKKTVQITSPYFVPGKAGTQHLSSLVSKGVDVRILTNSLAATDVVVVHSGYAPYRKALLKSGVKLYELKPDGGPHRLWLFRSSKASLHTKAFLIDHKTAFIGSLNFDPRSASLNTEMGILFECAPITAMLDLLFLEETTGEMSYCLRLGDNDRIYWDFIENEKQYSIDYEPESSFRRRAFAKIMSWLPLESQL
- the galU gene encoding UTP--glucose-1-phosphate uridylyltransferase GalU; the protein is MRKIRKAVFPVAGLGTRFLPATKTVPKEMLTVVDKPIIQYVVDEAREAGIEHLIFVTGRNKAVIEDYFDAQIELYTVLTERGKKEELKHLQDLQPQPGMTSFTRQQQSLGLGHALWCARELVGKEPFALLLPDMLIQAKKNCLSEMIYLYEKTGGGNIISVQECNLEDVHKYGIVGRGKQIANGFEITKMVEKPEKETAPSNLYINGRYILQPEIFDILSNQERGAENEIQLTDAMVRLSNEQAFFGFQLDGYTFDCGSTTGFIEANVAFALARADMHQHVSVSLKNLLETIKA